DNA from Brevibacterium sp. 'Marine':
CGGGCTACTACATCGACGTCGGAGCCGCCGAGCTCGTCGCCGACGGCAAAGTGAAGTTGGCCAAAGGCCAGGTCGACCACCTGACTTCTGACTCGGTTGTGTTGGCGGACGGCACCGAGCTGCCGGCTGACCTCGTCGTCTATGCCACCGGCTACGGTTCGATGAACGGATGGGTCGCCGACCTTGTTGACCAGGAGACCGCGGACAAGGTCGGCAAATGCTGGGGGCTGGGATCGGAGACGACGAAGGACCCGGGCCCGTGGGAGGGCGAGCAGCGCAATATGTGGAAGCCCACCCAGCAGGAGAACCTGTGGTTCATGGGCGGCAACCTCCACCAGTCCCGCCACTACTCGCTCTACCTGGCATTGCAGCTCAAGGCCCGGCACGAAGGTATCGAGACTCCGGTGTACGGGCTGCAGGAGGTGCACCACCTGAGGTGACTCTCGCCCGAACCGGTCATCTTCGCTGCGTGCGGAGGCGTGTTATAGGAAGTTCCGGACGATCTGTGCTGATTTGAGCCTCAGTTTTCAGCACAGATCGTCCGGAACTTCCCATCTTTTAGCTGAATCTCGCCTGAGACGAACGTCATCCCGGTCGGTCGCCGCATGGTCAACAGCCGCCACCACTGCCCCGGCCCGACCGAACGCGCGGCTCGAGACCCAAATGGTCACGAATCTGTGACTCCAACAGGATGTAGTTGGCATTGCTCGTCACGTGGAGGACCGTCCAGCCTTCTGCACGGAGCGCTTCGTCGCGTCTGAGGTCGCTTTCTCTCTGCCGCTTCGATTCGAAGTGGTGACCGCCCTCGTACTCCAGAGCAAGCCGTGCGTCGGGATAGCCGAGGTCAGGTTCGACAATGCGCCCAAGGAGGCGGCTGGGAACATGAGGATGCACGACAGGTTCGGGAAGACCGACGTCGACGGCCCACAGCCGCAGGTCTGTCTCGGGTGGCGAATCAACAGTCGGACGGGCGAGGTTGGCCGCCTCCAAGAGGTGCTGTCGTCCGCGGACGAATGGACGTGTGCGAACGCAGTCACGCAGTTCGTCGAGCCCGATCTGTGGTGGTCCGTGCCAGTTGCCGACGGCCGCGTCGCAGATTTTCACGAGGTCGCGTTGCATCAGGTCGCCTGCGATTCCGATGATGACCTCTGCTGGAGCGAGAATGGGTAAGCCGAACCATTGCCTGACCGTCATGGTCGTCATTCGACGCAGAGTGATCCCAGGGAGTCTGATCCGACAATTGGGCTCTGTGACTGAGACATGGAGTTGCGACGTCAGCCAGGTGGAAGGAAGCGGCCAGCCGTAGAGCCGCGCGGCAAGGGCGTGGCTGGCAGCAATGTCCGGGTAGTGAAGGAGCGCGGCTCTGAGCCTCTGCGCATCAAACAGCCAGTCAGTATCGGCCCAAGCAGGTACCGGGCGGCGGTCGAACCGTTCGAGGTCCATCCGTACGCCGGGCAATACCTGCTGAAAGCGCTTCGAATGATAGAGGCTGTGCCGTGTGATGCCTCGTTCGATGTAGTCCCGGGTTCGGAACACCTCCGGAAAATCGTGCATCATCCAGCGAGAGTCAGCGCACATAGGAGCCAGCTTCGCCTGCCGGTCACTGAAAAGAAATGGCGAGAAACCAGCCTGTGGATAGAGAAGCGCCATCCACAGTCAGCTGTGTGCGAGTGATACAGCGGTCGCGGGCCGACTTCCGGACGATCTGTGCTGAAAGCTGAGGCAATATCCCGCACGAGACGTCCGGAACTCCACGGTGGGTGATTCAGAGTCCGAGGCGGGTGAGCACTCGCTTCACGTGGTCGAGGGCTTCATCCTGTGACAGCCCGAAGTTCTGATTGAAGTACATGCCGTCGCCGATGAGCTGGATCGTCATCGCCAGGTCAGCATCGCCGAGGTGGTCGTTGAGTAAGTTGAACCACGCTTCCCTGGTCCTGCGCAGAGCCGCCTTGGCCTCCTCGTTCTCGAGTGCGAGACAGCCGGCAGCGATGAGGCTGCGGTCCAGGGGAGTGCCGACCTCGGCCGAGGTCTCGAGGTAGTAGTAGTGAAGGCGTTCGCCGGCGGCCTTCATCTCTTCGATGTCCTCGTCGACCAGCTGGTCGAGCCGTTCCAGGCTGCCCTTGATGAGCTCGGCTTTCGAGCCGAAATGGTAGAGCAGACCGCCCTTGGAGACTCCGGCTTTCGCAGCAACTGCGTCCAGAGTCGCACCGGCTGTGCCGTGTTCGTCGAGGAGCTCATCGAACGCGTCGAGCAGCTTCTCCTTGGTTGCGGTCGGATTGCGTGCCATAGCCACGAGCCTAGTCGATGGCGGGGCCCATGAGACTGACGGTGCGCCCGAAACCGGACCGAGGCGGTGAGGGGGCGAACCGATGGTACCGGGCGGGGATGCGGGTAGGGACACGGTCATCGCCGAGGCGGTCGAGCACTCCGTGTATCTCCTGAGCGTGCGAATGCGGGTGACCTTTCCGCTTCCCAACTGTACCGTCCAGACGGTACAGTTGGGGGCATGACGACGACACTGACTCCACAGCTGCGTGCCGGTCGGCGCGAGTGGGTCGGCCTTGCGGTGCTCATGATCCCCGTGCTGCTGATCTCGATCGACAACACGGTGCTCGGCTTCGCGATCCCCGCGATCAGCACCGGGCTGCATCCGACCGGCACGCAGCTGCTGTGGATCGTCGACATCTACGCGCTCATGCTCGCCGGTCTGCTGGTGGCCATGGGCAGCCTCGGCGATCGAGTCGGGCGTCGCAAACTGCTCATCATCGGGTCCGCCGGATTCGGTGCGGCCTCACTGCTCGCGGCGTTCTCCACCTCGGCAGAGATGCTCATCCTCGCCCGCGCACTGCTGGGCATCTTCGGGGCCACCCTCATGCCCTCGACGCTGTCACTCATCCGCAACATCTTCGACCACGACAAGGACCGCCGCATCGCGATCGCCACCTGGGCCGCGATGTTCTCCGGCGGTGCCGCTCTGGGTCCGATCGTCGGCGGCTTTCTGCTCGAGCACTTCCACTGGAGCTCGGTCTTCTTCATCAACCTGCCGCTCATCGCGCTCTTCATCCCCGCGGCCGCCTTCCTGCTGCCCGAATCGCGCGATCCGAACCCCGGCCGCTTCGACCCGTTCTCCATCATCCTGTCGATGCTCGCCCTGGCCCCGCTCGTCTTCGCCATCAAACACAGCATGGCTTCTGGCGCCGACCTCCTCTTCTGGTTCACCCTGTCCGTGGCGATCGTCGCCGGCGCCAGCTTCGTCCTCCGCCAGCTCGCCACACCGAACCCGATGCTCGACGTCCGTCTGTTCGCGAACTCCGTGTTCACCTCGGCGGTGGTGTCGAACCTGCTGAGCGTCATGGGGCTGGCCGGGTTCCTCTACTTCGGTACCCAGCTGCTCCAGCTCGTGCTCGGGCTCTCTCCGATCGACGCCGCGCTTGTGCTCATCCCTGGGCTGATCACCTCGGTCGCGGCCGGCTACCTCGCGGTGCCGCTCATCGCCCGCTTCGAACCGCGCGTCGTCGTGCCCTGTGCGCTCGCGCTCAACGCCATCGGCATGGGCATCATCGCCTTCACCTCCGAACACTCCGTGATGGGAATGCTGCTGGCCTTCCTCATCCTCGGCATCGGACTCGGCACCGCCGAGGTCATCACGAACGACCTCATCCTCGCCGCGGTCCCGGCCCACAAGGCCGGAGCCGCCTCGGCGATATCGGAGACCGCCTACGAATTCGGATCCGTCATGGGCACGACCGTGCTCGGCGGGCTCTCGACCTTCATGTACGGATCCGCGCTGCAGTCCGCGATCGGGGACACAGCCGACAAAGCCGAGTTCGATACGCTCGGCTCCGCCCTCGAATACGCGTCCGGACTGAGTTCCGCAGCAGGTGAGAAGATCACCGAGGCGGCTGTGTCGGCCTTCGACTTCGGCGTGCAGTGGGCCGCCGGTGCGGCCGTCGCCCTCGTCCTCATCGCCGCTGTGCTCACGAGTTTCGGCCTCAAGGGGGCCGGGCGACTCCTGCCGAGAGCAGCCTCCCGATCTGATTCCGACCGCTGATCCCGCATCATGGGCAGTGGGCGCGGGGCAGAGCACGCTGGGCAGTGGACTCCCCACGAACATAGGTCAGCACCGGATACTTCTTGGGGGCAGAACGTATCCGGTGCTGACCTATGTTCGGCGCCGTTTACGACAAAGGACTGGGGAGACGTTCCTCGGCACGGAGCCGGGACCATCTCCCCAGTCGCTGGTGATCGCCGAGGCCGGAACCGCACCCAGCAAACGCGGCGGCCTACGCCGCGGCCGCTGGGATCAGCCCTGCGACGAGTTCGCCGGAGCGAGCACCTCCTGTGTCGCCTGCTTCTGCCGCTTGCGGGCGAGCACTCGGCCGATGCCGGTGTAGACCAGAGCGGCGATGAGCACGACGTAGATGACGATCGTGATCGGCGAGGACACCAAAGTCGACGCATCTCCGCCGGCCGCCAACAGGGCATCACGCAGGTTCGACTCGGCCAGGGGCCCGAGCACCATGCCGATCATCAGCGGCGCCAACGGCACACCGTAGCGCTTGAGCACGAAGCTCAACACGCCGATGCCCAGCAGAATGAGCAGCTCGAACGTCGAGGCAGACGTCGCATAGATGCCCAGGCCGCAGAAGACCGCGATGCCGCCGTAGAGGTACGGGTCCGGGATCTTCAGCAGCTTCGCCCACAGCGGAGCGAACGGCAGGTTGATGATGAGCAGGACGATCATCGCGACGAAGAAGCTCGCGAGCAGACCCCAGACGAGCTCGGGGGAGCGGTCGAAGAGCAGCGGACCGGGCTGGATGCCGTACTGACGGAACGCCGCGAGCATGATCGCCGCCGTCGCCGAGATCGGCAGACCCAGAGCCAACAGCGCACCCATCGCGATGCCCGTCGTCGCCGATCCGGCCGCCTCGGGGGCGGCAAGACCACGGATCGCGCCCTTTCCGAACTGCGGATCCTTCCGCCGGGAATCGAGCTTGCGCTCCAGGCCGTAGGCCATGAACGTCGGAACATCGGCACCGCCGACGGGGATGACGCCGAAAGGCAGACCGATCGCCGTGCCGCGCAGCCATGCCGGCAGAGCTTCGCCGACCTCCTTGCGGGAGAGGAACGGGCGGCCCGAGGAGCTGACTGTGTTGTCCGTGGCCTGGCGGCGGATCCGGGAGGCGATGAAGAACACTTCGCCCAGCGCCAGCACACCGACCGTCACCGTGACCAGCGAAACACCGTCGAAGAGTTCGGGGACGCCGAGGGTGAACCGCTCCGTGCCCGAAACCGAGTCGATGCCGATGACGGTGAAGCCGATGCCCAGCACCAGAGCCGTGAGCCCCTTGAGCACCGAATCGGCGACCACCGAGGAGGTGGCGACGAAGGCGAACAGGGCAAGGGCGAAGAACTCGGCCGGGCCGAAGCTCGTCGACAGATCCGCCAACGCGGGAGCGACGAAGACGACGAGGAAGCACGAGATGAACCCGCCGATGAATGCGCCGATCGCGGCGGTGGCCAGAGCCTGCGGGGCCCGCCCGGATTTGGCCATCTTGTGGCCTTCGAACGTCGAGGCGATCGCAGAGGCCTGACCCGGGGTGTTCATGAGGATGGCCATCGTCGAGTCGCCGAAGAGCCCACCGAAGTAGACGCCGGCGAACATGATGAACGCGCCTGTGGGGTCGAGGGCGAAGGTCATCGGCAGCAGCAGAGCCACGGCCATCGACGACCCGAGGCCCGGCAGTACGCCGACGGCGGTGCCGAGGAAGCATCCGACGAACACCCACAGCAGGTTCATTGGGGTCAGAGCGTGTGCGAAGCCTTCGAAGAGGGACATGAGAGCGTCCATATCAGAAGCCACCTCCCAGAATTCCCGAAGGAAGGTTGAGTCCCAGCATCACCGCGAAGGCGATGTAGACCAGGGACGAGAACGTCAGTGCCAGAGTGAGGTCGAACAGCGGCTTCTTCGATCCCATCGACCGGGCCACACACCAGAACAGCAGCGCTGCGGCGATGATCCACCCTGCGAATTCGAGGATGAGGGCGAACGCCGCGAAACCGCCGGCGCCCCAGGCCAGGGACACGAAGTCACTGTGAGTGCGGTGCGTCGAATCGGCCTTGCGGGCCGCGGCCAGAGCTGCGCGGTCGTCCTCGGGTTCGTCTTCCTCATGAGGGGTGAGCCGAGAGGCCGCGACTGCCGAGGTGACCGGAGTCGAGAACGCCTTGTCCTCTTCGACCTGGGCCGGGACCGCATCGTCGACGTCGACGGGTTCGGGATTGCGGATATAGGCAATGACCAGCAGGACCGTCAGCGCGTAGCCGACGAGCATGATGATCGTCGGGAAGAACTGCGGACCCGGTTTGTCCGCATCCGCAGGCACGTCCATCGTGAGGATGCCGACGAGCAGATAGGTCGAGAATGCACCCATGATGAGGGGAACGATGAGTCCTGACCTTCCCTGCCACCAGGTTCCCGCGCCGAGGTGGCCCGTGCGTTTCGTCGTCTGTGCGCTCACAGTCCCAACTCCTTCAGCAGCTTCTCCACCCGTGACGAGTCCTCCTTGATGAACTCGGCGAATTCGTCGCCGGTCAGCCACACGTCGGTCCATTTGTTCCGTTCGAGGGCGTCCTTCCAGGCCGCGCTGTCGCGGGTCTTCTGGAGGATGTCGAGCAGCTGGCTGGATTCCTCGCCGGTGATGTCCGGGGCGCCGAGCCAGCCGCGCCAGTTCGTCAGCGTGACCTCATAGCCCTGTTCGGACATCGTCGGCACCTCGTCGAAGCCCTCGATCCGCTTCGGGGCGGCCACGCCGATGGCCTTGACGCGTCCGGCTTCGATCTGGTCGGAGACCTCGTTGAAGCCGCAGGAGGCGAAATCGGTGGTCCCCGAGAGCAGCGTCTGGATCGCTTCGCCGCCGCCGGACTTCGGGATGTAGGTGATGTCGGACGCGGCGATCCCGCCGAGGAGCGCGAGCTGCGCGATCGTGAGATGGTCGACCGAACCCGCCGAACCGCCCGTCCACACGAGCCCCTTCGGGTCCTTCTTCCACGCGCCGATGACATCGTCGATCGTGTTGTGCGGGGAGTCGGCGGCGGCGATGAGGACGTCGTAGTCCTCGGCCACGCGGGCCATCAGGGTGGTGTTGTCGAATCCGACCGGCGACTTGTTCAGCGCGATCCCGCCGACCATGGCGGTGCCGGTGGCCAGGATCGTGTCCGCCTGGCCGTGCATCGTTGAGAACTTGCCGAGGCCGATCGTGCCGCCGGCACCGGGGATGTTGACGACCTGGGCGTTGTTGGCCAGCCGTTCGACGCGCATGGCCTGCTGGGTCTCGCGGGCAAAGCCGTCCCAGCCGCCGCCGGCGCCGGCCGGAGCGATGAGGGTGAGATTCGACGACAGGTCGCCCTTCGCCGAGGCGGCCCTGACCGAGTAGGTCGTCGCCGTTCCGATCGCTGCCAAGGCGATCGCCCCGTAGGCGATGCGTCCGAAGGTGCGTCGTGAGGGATGGGAGGATTCGACCGTCGAATCCTCGGGAGGTGGCGCCTGTGGCACGGTCTTCTCCTTTGAAGGCGAGTGTGATTCGAGACTCACCTTAGAGCTTGCTGAGTGTCCACTGCGAGCTTGTGCTCGCTCTGCGCTTTCTGCTCATTGAGCGCGTTGAGTGCATTCTGCTCACGGTGGGTCATCGCTGCGCGGCGTCGCCTGGTCGTCGCGGCTCGTCTGTGTGTGATCATTCCACCGAGGCATAACAGCGAAGATCGGGGACACGCCTCGGCTGACTGGCCGCAGACGAGGTGAACGGGCGGAGTGACTAGGGTGGGACCATGACTGATGCCGATTCTCCTGCCACCGTTCCTGCAGCACAGACCCCGTCCGGGGCCGGGGCCACCCCCGCTTCTGCGCCGGTGGCGAAGAAGGTTCCCTTCGAGCGCACCCACCACGGCCATACCTTCATCGACGATTACGAGTGGATGCGTGAGAAGGAGTCGCCCGAGGTCATCGCCCACCTCGAAGCAGAGAACGCCTGGACGAGCGCACAGACTGCTCACCTCGAAGGGCTCCGAGATTCGATCTTCACCGAGATCAAGACGCGCATCAAAGAGACCGATATGTCGGTGCCCAACCGGCGCGGGAACTATTGGTACTTCTCCCGCACGAAGGCCGGGCTCGACTACGGCATCAGCGTCCGGATCCCCATCTCCGGGCCCGACGACTGGACGCCGCCCGAGGTCGGCGAACAACCTATGCCCGGCGAAGAAGTCGTCTTCGACTCGAACATCGCCGCCGCTGGTCAGGAGTTCTTCTCCCTCGGTTCCTTCTCACTCTCGGACGACGGCAGCAGACTCCTCTACGGTGTCGACACCACCGGCGACGAACGCTACACCCTCCGACTCCGCGACCTGGTCACAGGAGATGACCTCGCAGACACGATCGAGGGCACCTTCGCCGGAGCCTCCCTCGACCCGAGCGGTCGCTTCGTCTTCTACACCACTGTCGACGACGCCTGGCGGCCGGAGAAGGTGTGGCGCCACGTGGTCGGCACCGACAGCAGCGACGACGTGTGCATCTTCCACGAACCCGATGAGCGCTTCTTCGTCGGATCGGGATTCTCACGTTCGGGCCGGATGATGTTCGTCGTCACCGGGTCGAAGACGACCACCGGGTACTGGGTCGTCCGCGTCGACGACCTCGAAGCCGAACCGCAGGAGATCTGGCCCCGTGTCGACGGAGTCGAATACACCGTCGAGCACGCCGTCATCGGCGGTGAAGACCGATTCCTCATCACCCACAACCGCAACCGCGCCGATTTCGAGCTCGTCGACGTCCCCGCCGCGGACCCGACCGCGCCCGGTCGAGACGTCATCGTCACCGAAGCCGCAGGCGGCAATGGAGAGCCGCATGACGGCGAACTGCGCAGCGGCGAACTGCGAGTTGATGACCTGCGCATCGAAGATGTCGACGCCTTCGCCGACTTCATCGTGCTCAGCTACCGTCGCGGCGGCTTCGCCCGCGTCGGCATCATCCGCCTCGGCGATGCCTCCTCTCCCTTCGGATCGCTGCAGGAGCTGCCCTTCGGTCGGGAGACCGGAACCCTGTCGCTGGGCGGCAACCCCGAATTCGCACAGACGAGCATCCGACTTCACTTCACCTCCATGTCAACGCCCGCGGTGCTCTATTCGCACAGCGTCGCAGACGGCACTGACACGGTCCTCAAGCGTCAGCCCGTTCTCGGATCCGTCGACCTCGACGCCTACACCGAAACCCTCCTGTGGGCGAAGGCCGGCGACGGCACCGACATCCCGATCTCGGTGGTCTTCCGCAAGGACCTGCACCGATCCGACGAACACGGCGAACACGGCAATCCCGCCTCGACGGAGGACACAGCGGACGGAGTCGGCGCGGACGAGGCGAACGGCAGAGCCGCCTCGGCGAAACCGCTGCTCCTCTACGGGTACGGCTCGTACGAGGCGAGCATGGACCCGTACTTCTCGGTCTCGCGGCTGTCGCTGCTCGACCGCGGCGTCGTCTTCGCCATCGCGCACGTGCGCGGCGGCGGCGAAATGGGCCGACACTGGTACGACCAGGGCAAGACGACGGCGAAGAAGAACACGTTCACCGACTTCATCGACGTCGCCCGCCACCTCATCGACACCGGGTGGACGAGTCCGGATCGGCTCGTGGCCAGCGGCGGATCGGCCGGGGGCCTGCTCATGGGTGCGATTGCGAACATGGCGCCCGAGCTCTTCGCCGGAATCAGCGCCGACGTGCCCTTTGTCGACGCGCTGACCTCGATCCTCATGCCCGAGCTGCCGCTGACCGTCATCGAATGGGAGGAGTGGGGCGACCCGCTGCATGATCCGGAGGTCTACGAGTACATGCGCTCGTACTCTCCCTACGAAAACGTCACCGAGGCGGCCTACCCGCAGATCTTGGCCGTGACCTCGCTCAACGACACCCGGGTCCTCTACGTCGAACCCGCGAAATGGGTCGCCCGACTCCGCGAGGTCGGTGCGAACGCCCTGCTCAAGACCGAAATGGTCGCCGGGCACGGCGGGGTCTCCGGGCGGTATGACGCCTGGAAGGAAGTCGCATTCGAATACGCCTGGATCCTCGACGTGCTGGGACGATCGGACGTCGAAACAGAGCCCTGAGGGGACGACTGTCGCCGCAGATAACGATAACGGGACGATTGTCTCCAAAACCCGGATTCGGCACCCGGTGTCAGTGCCGGGCCATAGAGTGGATATCATCACATTCGACGTGATGCGCGTCATGAACTCAGAACGGTCTGAGTGACGGCGGCGCATCATTCATCTGCATTGCCGTCACTGTCCTTGCCCGCGAGGAGCGGCGGTGTCGAATGCAGAATTCGTGACGGATCCGCACCGGCGGACCGAAATTCCGAAAGGGAGAAGAATGCGTCTCAGCAAAGTGGCCACAGCGATGGTGGCAGTCGGTTCGATTCTTGCGGTTTCGGCCTGCGGCGGCGGTGAGAGCGGTGGCGGCGAAGGCGATTCGTTCTCCATCGGCGTCTCGCAGCTCGTGCAGCACCCGGCGCTCGACGCCGCGACCGAAGGCTTCAAGAAGTCCTTCGAGGATGCCGGCGTCGACGTCGAATGGGACGTGCAGAACGCCCAGGGCGAACAGGCCAATGCGACCTCGATCGCACAGCAGTTCGCCAGCGACGACCTCGACCTCGTCCTCGCCGTCGCCACCCCGGCCGCTCAGGCCGCGGCCCAGGCGATCACCGACAAGCCCGTGCTCTTCACCGCCGTCACCGACGCCGAGGAGGCCGGACTCGTCGATTCCAATGACAGCCCCGGCGGCAACGTCACCGGCACCTCCGACCTCAACCCGGTCGAAGAGCAGCTGAAGCTGGTCAAGGACGTCAAACCCGATGCGAAGACCGTCGGCATCGTCTACAGCTCCGGTGAGGTCAACTCGCAGGTGCAGGTCGATCTCGCGAAGAAGGCGGCAGAAGGCCTCGACGTGGAGATCAAGGAGGCGACGATCGCGAACTCGGGCGAGCTCGCTCAGGCCGTGGACTCGCTCGGCAAGGTCGACGCCTACTACGTGCCCACCGACAACAACGTCGTCTCGGCAGTGTCGACCATGGTCCAGGCGGCAGAGAAGAACAAGGCTCTGCTCGTCGGGTCAGAAGCCGGCCAGGTCGAATCCGGCGCGGCGATCACCCGCGGCATCGACTACACGAAGCTCGGAGAACAGACCGGCGAAATGGCTCTGAAGATCCTCCAGGACGGAAATAAGCCCGCCGAAATGCCCGTCGAGACCAGCTCGAACCTCGAGCTCGTCGTCAACCCGAAGGCCGCCGAGGCCCAGGGCGCCGAGATTCCGCAGAAGCTCGTCGACGAGGCCGACAAGGTCATCGAGTAACCGACACCAACCGTGACCCGGTGCAGAGAGTCCTGAACTCCTCGATTCCACCGACGTCACCGGCCCCGAGGCCGCCGGCGCTGACACCGACGACCTCGGGGCCACCACGAACCACACACCAGAAATGAACGGAAACCCATGTTCGGAGCATTGGAGCTCGGGCTCATCTACGGCGCGATGGCGCTCGGGGTCTATCTGACCTTCAAGGTCCTCAACTTCCCCGACCTCACCGTCGACGGAAGCTTCACCACGGGCGGGGCCACCGCAGCCTCCCTCATCATCGCCGGGGTCAACCCCTTCCTGGCCACGCTCGCGGCGATCGGCGCCGGACTCATCGCCGGCTACATCACCGGCCTGCTCCACACGAAAGGCGGCATCGACGGACTGCTCGCCGGAATCCTCACGATGATCGGCCTGTGGTCGATCAACCTGCGGATCATGGGGAAGGCGAACCTGCCGCTCCTGCGAGAAGACACTGTTTTCACCCCGCTGCGCGAGAACATGCTCATGGGCACCTGGGTGTCGATTGCGATCCTGCTCGCCTTCGCACTCATCCTCAAGTTCGCCATCGACTGGTTCCTCACCACCGATCTCGGACTGGCCATCCAGGCCACCGGCAACAACAAAGAGATGATCCGCAGTCTCGGCGTCAACACCGACAACTCGACGATGCTCACCCTGGCGCTGTCGAACGGATTCGTCGCGCTCTGCGGAGCGCTCGTCGCTCAGTACCAGGGGTTCTCCGATATCAGCATGGGCATCGGCCTCATCCTCGTCGGGCTCGCCTCGGTGATCCTCGGCCAGGCCGTGTTCGGCAGCCGCAACATCGTCATGGCCAGCCTCGGCGCACTCCTCGGGTCGGTCGTCTACCGGCTCATCATCTTCCTCGCCCTGCGTGCGGGCCTGGATACGAACGATATGAAGCTGACGACCGCGCTGCTCGTCGTCATCGCACTGCTGCTGCCCAGGTGGGGATTCCTCAAACGGATCCCCTCACTGCGCGGACGCGGAAACCGCGCGGCCGCCTCGGTGCCGGCGGGAACGACCGATATGAAAGACCCCGCCGAGGTCGCCGACATCCCCGCCGGCGCGACCGGTGCCCGAGCCGGGAAGGAGATCTGAGACCCATGCTCACGATCGACAATATCTCCAAGACCTTCTTCCCCGGCACCGTCAACGAACGCAAGGCACTGCAAGGGCTTTCGCTCGAACTCGACGAATCCGACTTCGTCACCGTCATCGGCTCCAACGGTGCCGGAAAATCGACGCTACTCAACACCATCTCCGGCCGTCTGCCCATCGACACCGGATCGATCGCCATCGACGGCGCCGAGGTCTCGCGGATGCCCGAATACAAACGAGCGGGATACCTGGGCCGAGTCTTCCAGGATCCGATGGCCGGAACCGCTCCGGACCTCACGATCGAACAGAACCTCTCTCTTGCGCTCAAGCGCGGAAAGCCGCGCGGGCTGGGACGGGGGACCACCTCGGAACGGCGCGAACACTTCAAAGAGGAGCTGGCGACTCTCGAACTCGGCCTCGAGAACCGGCTGAAGACGAAGGTCGGACTGCTCTCCGGCGGACAGCGGCAGGCACTGAGCCTGCTCATGGCCGGATTCACTCAGCCGCGGATCCTGCTGCTCGACGAGCACACCGCCGCTCTCGACCCGCAGCGTGCTGCTCTGGTGTCGACCCTGACGAAGAAGATCGTCGAGGCCGACGGGCTGACCACCCTCATGGTCACCCACAATATGGAGCAGGCGATCGCGCTGGGCAACCGGCTGATCATGATGCACGAGGGACGGATCATCTACCAGGCTTCGGCCGAGGAGAAGAAGGACCTGACCGTCGAGACCCTGCTCGGCGAATTCTCGAAGCTCAAGGGAGCGACGCTCGGCGATCGGGCACTGCTGAACTGAGCCGAGGCTCGATAGCCGCTGAAGCGCATGGGTGCCGAGCTCGCTGGCGAACAGCCGCGCGCATGACACCCGGCCGAGGCACATAAGAGGGTGGTTCAC
Protein-coding regions in this window:
- a CDS encoding S9 family peptidase — protein: MTDADSPATVPAAQTPSGAGATPASAPVAKKVPFERTHHGHTFIDDYEWMREKESPEVIAHLEAENAWTSAQTAHLEGLRDSIFTEIKTRIKETDMSVPNRRGNYWYFSRTKAGLDYGISVRIPISGPDDWTPPEVGEQPMPGEEVVFDSNIAAAGQEFFSLGSFSLSDDGSRLLYGVDTTGDERYTLRLRDLVTGDDLADTIEGTFAGASLDPSGRFVFYTTVDDAWRPEKVWRHVVGTDSSDDVCIFHEPDERFFVGSGFSRSGRMMFVVTGSKTTTGYWVVRVDDLEAEPQEIWPRVDGVEYTVEHAVIGGEDRFLITHNRNRADFELVDVPAADPTAPGRDVIVTEAAGGNGEPHDGELRSGELRVDDLRIEDVDAFADFIVLSYRRGGFARVGIIRLGDASSPFGSLQELPFGRETGTLSLGGNPEFAQTSIRLHFTSMSTPAVLYSHSVADGTDTVLKRQPVLGSVDLDAYTETLLWAKAGDGTDIPISVVFRKDLHRSDEHGEHGNPASTEDTADGVGADEANGRAASAKPLLLYGYGSYEASMDPYFSVSRLSLLDRGVVFAIAHVRGGGEMGRHWYDQGKTTAKKNTFTDFIDVARHLIDTGWTSPDRLVASGGSAGGLLMGAIANMAPELFAGISADVPFVDALTSILMPELPLTVIEWEEWGDPLHDPEVYEYMRSYSPYENVTEAAYPQILAVTSLNDTRVLYVEPAKWVARLREVGANALLKTEMVAGHGGVSGRYDAWKEVAFEYAWILDVLGRSDVETEP
- a CDS encoding ABC transporter substrate-binding protein, which translates into the protein MRLSKVATAMVAVGSILAVSACGGGESGGGEGDSFSIGVSQLVQHPALDAATEGFKKSFEDAGVDVEWDVQNAQGEQANATSIAQQFASDDLDLVLAVATPAAQAAAQAITDKPVLFTAVTDAEEAGLVDSNDSPGGNVTGTSDLNPVEEQLKLVKDVKPDAKTVGIVYSSGEVNSQVQVDLAKKAAEGLDVEIKEATIANSGELAQAVDSLGKVDAYYVPTDNNVVSAVSTMVQAAEKNKALLVGSEAGQVESGAAITRGIDYTKLGEQTGEMALKILQDGNKPAEMPVETSSNLELVVNPKAAEAQGAEIPQKLVDEADKVIE
- a CDS encoding ABC transporter permease — its product is MFGALELGLIYGAMALGVYLTFKVLNFPDLTVDGSFTTGGATAASLIIAGVNPFLATLAAIGAGLIAGYITGLLHTKGGIDGLLAGILTMIGLWSINLRIMGKANLPLLREDTVFTPLRENMLMGTWVSIAILLAFALILKFAIDWFLTTDLGLAIQATGNNKEMIRSLGVNTDNSTMLTLALSNGFVALCGALVAQYQGFSDISMGIGLILVGLASVILGQAVFGSRNIVMASLGALLGSVVYRLIIFLALRAGLDTNDMKLTTALLVVIALLLPRWGFLKRIPSLRGRGNRAAASVPAGTTDMKDPAEVADIPAGATGARAGKEI
- a CDS encoding ABC transporter ATP-binding protein, with translation MLTIDNISKTFFPGTVNERKALQGLSLELDESDFVTVIGSNGAGKSTLLNTISGRLPIDTGSIAIDGAEVSRMPEYKRAGYLGRVFQDPMAGTAPDLTIEQNLSLALKRGKPRGLGRGTTSERREHFKEELATLELGLENRLKTKVGLLSGGQRQALSLLMAGFTQPRILLLDEHTAALDPQRAALVSTLTKKIVEADGLTTLMVTHNMEQAIALGNRLIMMHEGRIIYQASAEEKKDLTVETLLGEFSKLKGATLGDRALLN